A genome region from Musa acuminata AAA Group cultivar baxijiao chromosome BXJ3-5, Cavendish_Baxijiao_AAA, whole genome shotgun sequence includes the following:
- the LOC135582976 gene encoding F-box protein At4g35930-like: MSPESITFRQKRRMKNARNKYMNPGALVQLSCSRTTARSCADVGMKGVILESKEEIDKLHQNEIIRESIPTVSPVGVYLQPATEVSKQQKQPQTPKAQHAVGSDGLSRLESLPMDLLVKILCYLHHDQLRAVFHVCQQVRTAVLLARKQHFNYTTPDRSRQGMLRNRTPVPSEHWSFIRKEGKGMWVSSPHTPRAPRQGPRPPRLHIMDMKQISAVLFQESTLSPRRIAPPGLPRPLFKAVASTRVLIYEDELCQAVAHNKLR, from the exons ATGAGTCCAGAATCAATAACATTTCGTCAAAAAAGGAGGATGAAGAATGCCAGAAACAAGTACATGAACCCAGGTGCACTTGTGCAGCTCAGTTGCAGCAGGACCACTGCCAGATCTTGTGCAGATGTAGGGATGAAAGGGGTTATCTTGGAGTCTAAGGAAGAAATAGATAAACTACATCAAAATGAGATTATCCGAGAGAGTATCCCTACCGTGTCTCCTGTTGGGGTCTACCTTCAGCCTGCAACAGAAGTCAGTAAGCAACAGAAACAGCCTCAAACACCTAAAGCACAGCACGCTGTCGGTTCTGATGGTCTTTCAAGGCTTGAATCTCTTCCTATGGATCTTCTG GTTAAAATCCTGTGCTACTTGCATCATGATCAACTAAGAGCTGTTTTCCATGTTTGTCAGCAAGTTCGAACAGCA GTCCTTTTGGCTAGGAAACAACATTTTAATTACACTACTCCAGACAGGTCTAGGCAAGGGATGCTTAGGAATAGAACTCCTGTTCCAAGTGAACATTGGTCATTTATAAG GAAGGAAGGGAAGGGTATGTGGGTATCAAGCCCACACACTCCAAGAGCTCCGAGACAAGGACCTCGTCCTCCTCGTCTTCACATAATGGATATGAAACAAATTTCAGCTGTTCTTTTCCAGGAGTCTACATTATCTCCAAGGCGCATTGCCCCTCCAGGTTTGCCAAGGCCACTTTTCAAGGCTGTGGCTTCTACTAGAGTTCTAATTTATGAagatgagctctgccaggcagtagcACATAATAAGCTTCGTTAA